Genomic DNA from Thermus amyloliquefaciens:
AAGGGTCACCGCCCCCCGGCGGTGGGCGTAGACCAGGCCCAGGGGGGCCAGAACGAAACCCATGTAGCTGAGGGGCAGGAGCATCTGGGAAAGGGCCTGGCTGGCCCCTTCCTCTTCCGCCACCGCCAGAAGGGCCATGGGCTTGCCCAGGTTCAAGAGGCCCTGGTTCTCCATGGAGGTCATGCGCTCCAGGAGGGCCTTCATCCGGGCAGAAACGCTGAACCAGTAAACCGGGGTGGCGAAGACCACGGCGTCGGCGTTCAGGAGCTTCTCCGCCACCTTGCCAAACCCGTCCCAGGGCCCCTGCACGCAGGTCTCGGGGCCGCAGGCGGTGGGGTCCAGGGAATAGTTCCCCACGCAGAAGGGAAAGGGGTGCTTCACCAGGTCCAGGCGCTCCGTGGTGGCCCCCTTGCGTCTGGCCGCCTCCAGCACCTCGTCCAGCAACTCCGCCGTAAACCCGTCCGTCCGTGCCGATGCGTTAACGCCGAGCACGCGTAAGCCCATACCTATCACCCAAACACTAAACCCCTTTTAGCATAGCATGCGCACCCTAAGGCCGCCAAGGCCCCGCCACAAACTCCCCCATCCCCCGGGCCCGCACCGGATACCCCCTGAAGGCCCCCTCCCCCACCACCGGGCCCTCCCAGTACGCCACCCGGGTGGTGCGGGAAAGGATCTCGCCCTCCCGGAAGAGGGGGCGGAGCACCAGGTCCAACCCCGGCCCCAGAAGGCGCCAGGAGAGGGTGTAGGTGCGCCCCGAGGGGCTGGTCCAGGCCTCGAGGGGCACGAAGGCCAGCTCCAGGGCCTCCGCCCGCCCCAGGGGATCCACCCGGCTCCCCAGAACCTGGACCACCTCCCCCGACCGGCCCTTCACCTGGTAGGCCATGAGCTCGGAGCCGTCCGAGAGGTGGAG
This window encodes:
- a CDS encoding flavodoxin family protein; the protein is MGLRVLGVNASARTDGFTAELLDEVLEAARRKGATTERLDLVKHPFPFCVGNYSLDPTACGPETCVQGPWDGFGKVAEKLLNADAVVFATPVYWFSVSARMKALLERMTSMENQGLLNLGKPMALLAVAEEEGASQALSQMLLPLSYMGFVLAPLGLVYAHRRGAVTLKENPELLEDARIAGENLVLMAERLRGTPFQEPLPSYQYRLPRPPQVAAD